In Pseudoliparis swirei isolate HS2019 ecotype Mariana Trench chromosome 9, NWPU_hadal_v1, whole genome shotgun sequence, a genomic segment contains:
- the LOC130199058 gene encoding uncharacterized protein LOC130199058, translating into VPEPPFFPPPPPFFFPPPPPPPPCPKPPPTPPPFCPHPPPPPFFAPPPPPPPPPTPPPPPPAPPPPPPPFPPPAPFCPPNPPPTPPPAYFCPPAPKPPPPPPPFFPPPPPPPFFPPPPPPLFPPPKPPPFSPPPPQPPCPKPPPLFPQPPPPPPLFFPPFFPPPPPLFPPPLFPPPFFPPPPPPFSPPFFKPPPFSPIFLFSPPPPPFPPFFPHFCPPPPPPPFFFSPPPKPPPFLPPFCPPPPP; encoded by the exons gttcctgaacccccctttttcccccccccccccccctttttttttcccccccccccccccccccccccctgccccaaaccccccccaacccccccccctttttgcccccaccccccccccccccccttttttgccccccccccccccccccccccccccccaaccccccccccccccccccctgccccccccccccccc cccccccttttcccccccctgcccctttttgcccccccaaccccccccccacccccccccccgcctatTTTTGcccccctgccccaaaaccccccccccccccccccccttttttcccccccccccccccccccccctttttccccccccccccccccccccttttccccccccccaaacccccccctttttcccccccccccccccaacccccctgccccaaaccccccccccttttcccccaacccccccccccccccccccttttttttcccccttttttcccccccccccccccccttttccccccccccctttttccccccccctttttcccccccccccccccccctttttccccccccttttttaaacccccccctttttccccaatttttctattttccccccccccccccccttttcccccctttttcccccatttttgccccccccccccccccccccccttttttttttcccctccccccaaaccccccccctttttgccccctttttgcccccccccccccccc